A portion of the Lolium rigidum isolate FL_2022 chromosome 1, APGP_CSIRO_Lrig_0.1, whole genome shotgun sequence genome contains these proteins:
- the LOC124684953 gene encoding sucrose:sucrose 1-fructosyltransferase-like: MESRSIPGAYAYEPLPHSSDDAHGHDDRRSTGGVRWRACAAVLAASALVVFVVASTLAGSRVDRVAVDVAAMPALSETARSRGRDAGVSEKTSGAAEEMGFLGAGSGADADGFPWSNAMLQWQRTGFHFQPEMNWMNDPNGPVYYRGWYHLFYQYNPEGAVWGNIAWGHAVSRDLVHWRHLPLAMVPDQWYDINGVWTGSATVFPDGTLNMLYTGSTNASVQVQCLAVPEDPSDSLLRNWTKHEANPVLLPPPGIGDKDFRDPTTAWFDESDQTWRTVIGSKDNNGHAGIAMVYKTKDFLNYELIPGYLHRVDGTGMWECIDFYPVGGKNGSEELYVIKESSDDDRHDWYTLGKYDAAANTFTAADPENDLGIGLRYDWGKFYASKTFYDPAKNRRVLWGWIGETDSERADVAKGWASLMSIPRTVELDEKTRTNLIQWPVEELETLRINSTDLSGVTIDHGSVYPLALHRATQLDIEASFRLDSATIAALNEADVGYNCSTSGGSANRGALGPFGLLVLADGKEEQTAVYFYVAKGLDGGLQTHFCHDESRSTLAKDVVKRVVGYTVPILDGEAFSVRVLVDHSIVESFAMGGRSTATSRVYPTEAIYGAAGAYLFNNATSGTVTVEKLVVHEMDSSYNQIFMADDL; the protein is encoded by the exons ATGGAGTCTCGGTCCATTCCCGGCGCGTACGCGTACGAGCCGCTGCCCCACTCCTCCGACGACGCCCATGGccacgacgaccgccggagcaccggcggCGTGAGGTGGCGCGCGTGCGCGGCCGTTCTTGCGGCGTCGGCCCTGGTCGTGTTCGTGGTCGCCAGCACGCTCGCCGGGTCCAGGGTGGACCGCGTGGCCGTCGACGTGGCTGCCATGCCGGCGCTGTCGGAGACGGCGAGGAGCCGTGGGAGGGACGCGGGCGTGTCGGAGAAGACGTCCGGCgcggcggaggagatggggttcctcGGCGCCGGCTCCGGCGCCGACGCCGACGGGTTCCCGTGGAGCAACGCCATGCTGCAGTGGCAGCGCACGGGTTTCCATTTCCAGCCCGAGATGAACTGGATGAACG ATCCCAACG GTCCGGTTTATTACCGCGGATGGTACCACCTCTTCTACCAGTACAACCCCGAGGGGGCGGTCTGGGGCAACATCGCGTGGGGCCACGCCGTGTCCCGGGACCTGGTCCACTGGCGCCACCTCCCGCTTGCCATGGTGCCCGACCaatggtacgacatcaacggtgtcTGGACGGGCTCCGCCACCGTGTTCCCCGACGGGACCCTCAACATGCTCTACACGGGGTCCACCAACGCCTCCGTGCAGGTTCAGTGCCTCGCCGTGCCCGAGGACCCCAGCGACTCCCTCCTCCGCAACTGGACCAAGCACGAAGCCAACCCCGTGCTCCTCCCGCCACCCGGGATCGGTGACAAGGACTTCCGTGACCCGACCACCGCCTGGTTCGATGAGTCCGACCAGACGTGGCGCACCGTCATCGGGTCCAAGGACAACAACGGCCACGCCGGTATCGCCATGGTGTACAAGACCAAGGACTTCCTCAACTACGAGCTCATCCCAGGATACTTGCATCGCGTCGACGGCACTGGCATGTGGGAGTGCATCGACTTCTACCCCGTTGGAGGCAAGAACGGCAGTGAGGAGTTGTACGTGAtcaaggagagcagcgacgacgaccgaCATGACTGGTACACGCTAGGGAAATACGACGCGGCAGCCAACACGTTCACGGCCGCGGACCCGGAGAACGACCTAGGGATTGGGCTGAGGTACGACTGGGGCAAGTTCTACGCATCCAAGACCTTCTACGACCCGGCCAAGAATCGGCGCGTGCTCTGGGGATGGATCGGTGAGACCGACTCTGAGCGCGCCGATGTCGCCAAGGGATGGGCATCCCTCATG TCGATCCCGAGGACGGTGGAGCTCGACGAGAAGACCCGGACCAACCTCATCCAGTGGCCGGTGGAGGAGCTCGAGACCCTCCGCATCAACTCCACCGACCTCAGTGGAGTCACCATCGACCATGGTAGCGTCTACCCATTGGCGCTCCACCGTGCCACACAACTCGACATCGAGGCTTCCTTCCGCCTCGACTCCGCCACCATCGCCGCCCTCAACGAGGCTGACGTTGGCTACAACTGCAGCACCAGCGGCGGCTCTGCCAACCGTGGTGCACTCGGCCCCTTTGGCCTACTCGTCCTTGCCGACGGTAAGGAGGAGCAGACGGCGGTGTACTTCTATGTGGCCAAGGGCCTTGATGGGGGCCTCCAGACCCACTTCTGCCACGACGAGTCGCGGTCTACACTGGCCAAGGATGTCGTGAAGCGAGTGGTGGGATACACCGTGCCTATCCTCGATGGCGAGGCATTCTCCGTGAGGGTGCTCGTGGACCACTCAATCGTGGAGAGCTTCGCCATGGGCGGAAGGTCCACAGCGACATCGAGGGTGTACCCAACGGAGGCTATCTACGGCGCTGCCGGTGCATATCTTTTCAACAATGCCACCAGCGGCACCGTCACCGTCGAGAAGCTCGTGGTGCATGAGATGGA